A part of Quatrionicoccus australiensis genomic DNA contains:
- a CDS encoding radical SAM/SPASM domain-containing protein has protein sequence MAPDCHVIAEAGIVYFPESGKFYAVPQGIGERLKSWLAGDGEAPPEAAAMLAAEAGRGQADLPPVGGDEGEVRSLCLYTAHDCNLACTYCYNQRGRAVAPLAMMSFATAKAAIDRFFWRPGVPYAIALYGGEPLLNVGLIEPLVDYAERLRRERDIRIDFSLTTNGTVMNREILALLDRHFVAVTVSLDGIKAVNDRHRHAEKGEHSVHDRAVATIRLLKENTGLRVTVKGTLTAQGVPHYRESLAYLRSLGADNAALTPAFGPAEADWALAGEVFERYVAMQAGNAAADLADLDEAAEPWHEYTFQIVAGLLTKRRLLRHCNIGRDLAVMADGSIYACHGLAGQSAFAMGRVDDPASPDFQRLHEDFAGLDLRSVDGCQRCWARYLCGGGCYANAWFQSGSVRQPDRGHCAVFKAVAEKVLVAFVDTMGRPAQAQGLLRKVRGMIGAPPPSHV, from the coding sequence ATGGCGCCTGATTGTCATGTCATCGCCGAGGCTGGCATCGTCTATTTCCCGGAGAGCGGCAAGTTCTATGCGGTGCCGCAAGGTATCGGCGAGCGCCTGAAATCCTGGCTGGCCGGGGATGGCGAGGCGCCGCCGGAGGCGGCTGCCATGCTCGCGGCGGAGGCGGGCAGGGGGCAAGCCGATCTGCCGCCCGTTGGAGGTGATGAAGGCGAGGTGCGCAGCCTGTGTTTGTACACCGCCCACGATTGCAATCTGGCTTGTACGTATTGCTACAACCAGCGCGGGCGGGCGGTGGCGCCGTTGGCCATGATGTCTTTCGCCACCGCCAAGGCGGCGATTGACCGCTTCTTCTGGCGACCGGGCGTGCCCTATGCCATTGCGCTGTATGGCGGTGAACCCTTGCTCAATGTCGGCCTGATCGAACCCCTGGTCGACTACGCCGAACGTTTGCGGCGGGAACGGGATATTCGCATCGATTTCAGCCTGACCACCAACGGCACGGTCATGAATCGGGAGATCCTGGCCTTGCTGGATCGTCATTTCGTAGCGGTGACGGTGAGTCTGGACGGCATCAAGGCGGTCAATGACCGGCATCGCCATGCCGAAAAGGGCGAACACAGCGTTCACGACCGGGCGGTGGCGACGATTCGTTTGCTCAAGGAAAACACCGGCTTGCGGGTCACGGTCAAGGGAACGCTGACCGCCCAGGGGGTGCCCCATTACCGGGAATCCCTCGCCTACCTGCGCAGCCTGGGAGCCGACAATGCCGCCCTCACCCCGGCCTTCGGGCCGGCAGAGGCCGATTGGGCGCTGGCCGGCGAGGTGTTCGAGCGTTACGTGGCGATGCAGGCCGGGAACGCTGCGGCGGACCTGGCCGACCTCGACGAAGCCGCCGAACCATGGCACGAATACACCTTCCAGATCGTCGCCGGCCTGCTGACCAAGCGGCGCCTGCTGCGTCACTGCAATATCGGGCGCGACCTGGCGGTGATGGCCGACGGGTCTATCTATGCCTGCCACGGCCTGGCCGGCCAGTCGGCCTTCGCCATGGGGCGGGTGGACGATCCGGCCAGCCCGGATTTCCAGCGTCTGCATGAAGATTTCGCCGGCCTCGATCTGCGTTCGGTCGACGGCTGCCAGCGGTGCTGGGCGCGTTATCTGTGCGGTGGCGGTTGTTACGCCAATGCCTGGTTCCAGAGCGGTTCCGTTCGCCAGCCGGATCGCGGCCATTGCGCCGTTTTCAAGGCGGTGGCGGAGAAGGTTCTGGTCGCTTTCGTCGACACCATGGGTCGGCCCGCGCAGGCGCAAGGGCTGCTGCGCAAGGTGCGCGGCATGATCGGCGCACCGCCGCCTTCCCATGTCTGA